One region of Ornithinibacter aureus genomic DNA includes:
- a CDS encoding ABC transporter ATP-binding protein codes for MDDAITIRGLRKAYGGRAAVDGLDLDIRTGEVFALLGPNGAGKTTTVEIAEGFRSRDAGEVRVLGTDPEGAGRSWRNQIGIVTQTSAGLDLLTPREALASTAKVYSDPRDVDEVIAAVGLADKADTRIVGLSGGQRRRLDVGLGIVGGPELIFLDEPTTGFDPQARRDFWTLIRALADQGTTILLTTHYLDEAEELADRVGVIAAGRLLALDTPAALGGRGTSEATVSWEEDGIRRSLRTATPTAQVSRLAARMPGGEVPGLTVTRPSLEDTYLTLIAPHITDDTTQVAS; via the coding sequence ATGGACGACGCAATCACGATCAGGGGCCTGCGCAAGGCCTATGGCGGGCGGGCCGCCGTCGACGGGCTCGACCTCGACATCCGCACGGGGGAGGTGTTCGCGCTCCTCGGACCCAACGGGGCCGGGAAGACGACCACCGTCGAGATCGCCGAAGGATTTCGCAGCCGTGACGCCGGCGAGGTCCGCGTGCTCGGCACGGACCCCGAGGGAGCGGGGCGTTCCTGGCGCAACCAGATCGGCATCGTCACGCAGACCTCGGCGGGCCTGGACCTGTTGACCCCCCGCGAGGCACTCGCGAGCACGGCGAAGGTCTACTCCGACCCCCGCGACGTCGACGAGGTGATCGCCGCCGTCGGGCTCGCCGACAAGGCCGACACCCGCATCGTGGGGCTGAGCGGTGGCCAGCGACGCCGCCTCGACGTCGGCCTGGGGATCGTCGGTGGGCCCGAGCTGATCTTCCTCGACGAGCCGACCACCGGGTTCGACCCGCAGGCCCGGCGCGACTTCTGGACCCTCATCCGCGCGTTGGCCGACCAGGGCACGACGATCCTGCTCACGACCCACTACCTGGACGAGGCCGAAGAGCTCGCGGACCGGGTCGGCGTCATCGCCGCCGGTCGCCTCCTCGCCCTCGACACCCCTGCGGCGCTGGGCGGGCGGGGCACGTCGGAGGCCACGGTCAGCTGGGAGGAGGACGGCATCCGACGAAGCCTGCGAACCGCGACGCCGACCGCGCAGGTGAGCCGGCTCGCAGCCCGGATGCCGGGTGGCGAGGTCCCCGGCCTCACCGTCACCAGACCGTCGCTCGAGGACACCTACCTCACCCTCATCGCCCCCCACATCACCGACGACACCACGCAGGTGGCGTCGTGA
- a CDS encoding ABC transporter permease: MNALALGLDRTILELKMYSREKESVFFSFLFPILLLSLFSVIFSAQFEEGAGQGGMTAGLFFMPGMLSAGVLLTSFQTMALSIATERDDGTLKRLRATPMPSVAYFLGKVGLVGVTSVLQTVLLLVVATLFFDVDLPTDPERWAVFVLVFGLGVFSGTVLGIAYSSLATSRSIGAVVIGPMLVLQFISGVYIAFDDVPTWLQQVAAIFPLKWIAQGMRSVFFPAEMAAGEMAGSWETGKTALVLLAWGIAGLILCVTTFRWFKRGTT, encoded by the coding sequence GTGAACGCGCTCGCCCTCGGGCTGGACCGCACCATCCTCGAGCTGAAGATGTACTCGCGCGAGAAGGAGTCGGTGTTCTTCTCCTTCCTGTTCCCGATCCTGCTGCTGAGCCTGTTCTCGGTCATCTTCTCGGCCCAGTTCGAGGAAGGGGCGGGCCAGGGCGGGATGACCGCGGGCCTGTTCTTCATGCCGGGCATGCTCTCGGCCGGTGTGCTCCTCACGAGCTTCCAGACGATGGCCCTGTCGATCGCCACCGAACGTGACGACGGCACGCTCAAGCGGCTGCGCGCCACCCCCATGCCGTCGGTGGCGTACTTCCTGGGCAAGGTCGGACTCGTCGGCGTGACCTCCGTGCTGCAGACGGTGTTGCTCCTCGTCGTGGCGACGCTGTTCTTCGACGTCGACCTGCCGACCGACCCCGAGCGCTGGGCCGTCTTCGTGCTCGTCTTCGGGCTCGGCGTCTTCAGCGGCACGGTGCTCGGCATCGCGTACTCCTCGCTGGCGACGTCCCGCTCGATCGGGGCCGTCGTCATCGGGCCGATGCTCGTGCTCCAGTTCATCTCGGGCGTCTACATCGCCTTCGACGACGTGCCCACGTGGTTGCAGCAGGTCGCCGCCATCTTCCCGCTCAAGTGGATCGCCCAGGGTATGCGCTCGGTGTTCTTCCCGGCCGAGATGGCGGCCGGCGAGATGGCCGGGTCGTGGGAGACCGGCAAGACGGCCCTCGTCCTCCTGGCGTGGGGCATCGCGGGCCTGATCCTGTGCGTCACGACGTTCCGCTGGTTCAAGCGCGGAACGACGTGA
- a CDS encoding universal stress protein, which yields MDTIVVGVDNSEASTRAVEFAVDRAQKNHWKIVLVHVIPWTPFSFQTASENEHRHRERQRELEAATEQVIAPMVEICERGGVPHEEIVRHGKASETLLDISAESGAVHIIVGRTGDSGLRDAVFGSVANRLAQHASVPVTVVP from the coding sequence ATGGACACCATCGTCGTCGGCGTCGACAACAGTGAGGCCTCCACCCGCGCGGTGGAGTTCGCCGTTGATCGCGCCCAGAAGAACCACTGGAAGATCGTCCTCGTCCACGTGATCCCCTGGACACCGTTCTCCTTCCAGACCGCCAGCGAGAACGAACACCGACACCGTGAACGGCAGCGTGAACTCGAGGCGGCGACCGAACAGGTCATCGCGCCCATGGTCGAGATCTGCGAGCGGGGCGGGGTGCCCCACGAGGAGATCGTCCGTCACGGCAAGGCGTCCGAGACGTTGCTCGACATCAGCGCGGAGTCCGGCGCCGTGCACATCATCGTCGGCCGCACCGGCGACTCGGGGCTGCGCGACGCCGTCTTCGGCAGCGTGGCCAACCGCCTGGCTCAGCACGCCAGCGTTCCCGTGACGGTGGTGCCCTGA
- a CDS encoding LemA family protein, translating to MTAALVIVIAIVVLLIAVVGWAIATYNGLIKLRNLVQEAWRQIDVELTRRHDLIGNLVETVKGYAAHERGTLEDVIKARAGAMAPGQSPAQQAESENMLSQALGRLLAIAEAYPDLKANQNFMALQAELTSTEDRIASARRYYNATVRDLNTQVETVPSNIIAGVFTISRAEYFEAVGEQREAPKVDFGQREAVIPPPSGYAGGSGNGPQDTPPAPQA from the coding sequence ATGACAGCCGCCCTTGTCATCGTCATCGCCATCGTGGTGCTGCTCATCGCCGTCGTCGGCTGGGCCATCGCGACCTACAACGGCCTCATCAAGCTGCGCAACCTGGTGCAGGAGGCCTGGCGCCAGATCGACGTCGAGCTCACCCGCCGGCACGACCTCATCGGCAACCTCGTCGAGACGGTCAAGGGCTACGCAGCCCACGAGCGCGGCACGCTCGAGGATGTCATCAAGGCCCGAGCTGGCGCCATGGCGCCCGGCCAGTCCCCGGCGCAGCAGGCCGAGAGCGAGAACATGCTGAGCCAAGCCCTCGGACGGCTGCTCGCCATCGCCGAGGCCTACCCCGACCTGAAGGCCAACCAGAACTTCATGGCGCTGCAGGCCGAGCTCACCTCGACCGAGGACCGGATCGCCTCGGCCCGCCGCTACTACAACGCCACGGTCCGCGACCTCAACACCCAGGTCGAGACGGTGCCGAGCAACATCATCGCCGGCGTGTTCACCATCTCCCGGGCCGAGTACTTCGAGGCCGTCGGGGAACAGCGCGAGGCCCCCAAGGTCGACTTCGGGCAGCGTGAGGCCGTCATCCCGCCGCCGAGCGGGTATGCCGGTGGCTCCGGCAACGGCCCCCAGGACACGCCCCCCGCACCCCAGGCCTGA